From a single Pseudomonas triticicola genomic region:
- the tpx gene encoding thiol peroxidase, whose translation MAQVTLKGNPVQVNGQLPQAGSKAPAFSLVAGNLSDVTLKDFAGKRKVLNIFPSVDTPTCATSVRKFNAQANDISNTVVLCISADLPFAQARFCGAEGLENVQNLSTLRGSEFIENYGVAIADGPLKGLTARAVVVLDENDNVLHSELVKEIAEEPNYEAALSVLK comes from the coding sequence ATGGCTCAAGTCACCCTCAAAGGCAATCCGGTTCAAGTCAACGGCCAGTTGCCACAAGCCGGTTCCAAGGCGCCAGCCTTTTCCCTGGTAGCCGGCAATCTGTCCGACGTCACCCTGAAAGACTTCGCCGGCAAGCGCAAAGTCCTCAACATCTTCCCAAGCGTCGATACCCCGACCTGCGCCACCTCCGTGCGCAAGTTCAACGCCCAGGCCAACGACATCAGCAACACCGTGGTGCTGTGCATCTCCGCTGACCTGCCATTCGCCCAGGCGCGCTTCTGCGGCGCTGAAGGCCTGGAAAACGTACAGAACCTGTCGACCCTGCGCGGCAGCGAGTTCATCGAAAACTACGGCGTGGCCATTGCTGACGGCCCATTGAAAGGCCTGACCGCGCGCGCTGTTGTGGTGCTGGACGAAAACGACAACGTTCTGCACAGCGAACTGGTCAAGGAAATCGCCGAAGAGCCTAACTACGAAGCGGCACTGTCCGTTCTCAAGTAA
- a CDS encoding AAA family ATPase, which translates to MTALTDLNALQASIAEAVLGQDQVIRQILLGLLANGHLLLESLPGLAKTRTVKALAKHLDAKMSRIQFTPDLLPSDITGAEVLHQVEGKNEIRFQPGPLFGNLILADEINRAPAKVQAALLEAMEERQITVAGNSHALPELFIVVATQNPIEQEGTYPLPEAQMDRFLMKVLLDYPSAENESQVLRLLRNEEFAQGASTTLVKNFTLPQEVIFAARKEVSAVHVSPAIDTYLIDLINATRHPADYDEDLARWIAIGASPRGGIGLDRCARADAWLQGQDFVSPDNVRAVVHPVLRHRLQLSYDAVADGVSADQVLDRILDKVAIPA; encoded by the coding sequence ATGACAGCGCTCACCGACCTCAACGCCCTGCAAGCCAGCATCGCCGAAGCGGTGCTCGGCCAGGATCAAGTCATCCGGCAGATTCTGCTCGGGCTGTTGGCCAACGGTCATTTGCTTCTGGAAAGTCTGCCCGGGCTGGCCAAGACACGCACGGTCAAGGCACTGGCCAAACACCTTGACGCCAAGATGAGCCGCATCCAGTTCACCCCCGACCTGTTGCCTTCGGACATCACTGGCGCCGAGGTGCTGCACCAGGTCGAGGGCAAAAACGAGATCCGATTCCAGCCCGGCCCGCTGTTCGGCAATCTGATCCTGGCCGACGAAATCAACCGCGCCCCGGCCAAGGTCCAGGCGGCGCTGCTCGAAGCCATGGAGGAGCGCCAGATCACGGTGGCCGGCAACAGCCATGCGCTACCGGAGCTGTTCATCGTGGTGGCGACGCAGAACCCGATCGAGCAGGAAGGCACCTACCCACTGCCGGAAGCGCAGATGGACCGTTTTCTGATGAAGGTGCTGCTTGATTACCCCAGCGCCGAAAACGAAAGCCAGGTGCTGCGCCTGCTGCGCAACGAAGAGTTTGCCCAAGGTGCGAGCACCACGCTGGTGAAGAATTTCACTTTGCCGCAAGAGGTGATTTTTGCTGCGCGCAAGGAAGTCAGCGCGGTGCACGTTTCACCGGCCATCGACACTTACCTGATTGACCTGATCAACGCCACCCGCCACCCCGCCGACTACGACGAAGACCTCGCACGCTGGATCGCCATTGGTGCCAGTCCCCGTGGCGGCATTGGCCTGGACCGCTGCGCCCGCGCCGATGCGTGGCTGCAGGGGCAGGATTTCGTTTCGCCGGACAACGTCCGCGCCGTGGTCCATCCGGTGTTGCGCCATCGTTTGCAGCTGAGTTACGACGCGGTTGCCGATGGCGTCAGCGCCGATCAGGTGCTCGACCGGATTCTCGACAAAGTGGCGATTCCCGCATGA
- a CDS encoding MdtB/MuxB family multidrug efflux RND transporter permease subunit, with translation MNISRLFILRPVATTLSMLAIVLAGLIAYRLLPVSALPQVDYPTIRVMTLYPGASPDVMTSAVTAPLERQFGQMPGLTQMASTSSGGASVLTLRFSLDINMDVAEQQVQAAINAATNLLPTDLPAPPVYNKVNPADTPVLTLAITSKTMLLPKLNDLVDTRMAQKIAQISGVGMVSIAGGQRQAVRIKVNPEALAANSLNLSDVRTLIGASNVNQPKGNFDGPTRVSMLDANDQLTSPEDYANLILTYKNGAPLRLKDVAEIVDGAENERLAAWANQNQAVLLNIQRQPGANVIEVVDRIKALLPSITDNLPAGLDVTVLTDRTQTIRASVTDVQHELLIAIALVVMVTFLFLRRASATIIPSVAVPLSLIGTFGVMYLAGFSVNNLTLMALTIATGFVVDDAIVMLENISRFIEEGDSPMQAALKGAKQIGFTLISLTLSLIAVLIPLLFMADVVGRLFREFAITLAVAILISLVVSLTLTPMMCARLLKREPQEHEQGRFYRASGAFIDWMIKEYGRMLRWVLKHQPLTLLVAIGTLALTVFLYVIVPKGFFPVQDTGVIQGISEAPQSISFAAMGERQQQLAKIILEDPAVQSLSSYIGVDGDNATLNSGRLLINLKPHGERDLTASEVIARLQPQLDKLVGIRLFMQPVQDLTIEDRVSRTQYQFSMSSPDSELLSQWSGRLVEALAQRPELTDVASDLQDKGLQVYLVIDRDAASRLGVSVANITDALYDAFGQRQISTIYTQASQYRVVLQAQAGEKIGPQALDQIHVKTTDGAQVRLSSLAHVEERQAQLAITHIGQFPAVMMSFNLAPGVALGHAVDIIEQVQQDIGMPVGVQTQFQGAAQAFQASLSSTLLLILAAVVTMYIVLGVLYESYIHPITILSTLPSAAVGALLALLLSGNDLGMIAIIGIILLIGIVKKNAIMMIDFALDAERTQGMAPAEAIYQAALLRFRPILMTTLAALFGAVPLMLATGSGAELRQPLGLVMVGGLLVSQVLTLFTTPVIYLAFDRLGRRWTKPVAGEVV, from the coding sequence ATGAACATTTCGCGGCTGTTCATCCTCCGTCCGGTAGCTACCACTCTCAGCATGCTGGCCATTGTCCTGGCCGGCCTGATCGCTTATCGCCTGCTGCCGGTTTCGGCCCTGCCGCAGGTCGATTACCCGACCATCCGCGTCATGACCCTGTACCCCGGCGCCAGTCCGGACGTAATGACCAGCGCCGTCACCGCGCCGCTTGAACGCCAGTTCGGGCAGATGCCGGGCCTGACGCAAATGGCTTCGACCAGCTCCGGCGGCGCTTCGGTGCTGACCCTGCGTTTCAGCCTCGACATCAACATGGACGTCGCCGAGCAGCAGGTGCAAGCCGCGATCAACGCCGCGACCAACCTGCTGCCGACCGACCTGCCGGCGCCGCCGGTGTACAACAAGGTCAACCCGGCGGACACCCCGGTGCTGACCCTGGCCATCACTTCGAAAACCATGCTGCTGCCCAAGCTCAATGACTTGGTCGATACGCGCATGGCGCAGAAGATCGCCCAGATCAGCGGCGTCGGCATGGTCAGCATCGCTGGTGGCCAGCGTCAGGCGGTACGAATCAAGGTCAACCCCGAAGCGCTCGCGGCCAACAGTCTCAACCTGTCGGACGTGCGCACGCTCATCGGCGCCTCCAACGTCAACCAGCCGAAAGGCAACTTCGATGGCCCGACCCGGGTATCGATGCTCGATGCCAACGACCAACTGACCTCGCCCGAGGACTACGCCAACCTCATCCTGACCTACAAGAACGGCGCGCCGTTGCGGCTCAAGGACGTCGCGGAAATCGTCGATGGCGCCGAGAACGAGCGTCTCGCCGCGTGGGCCAACCAGAATCAGGCGGTGTTGCTGAACATCCAGCGTCAGCCAGGCGCCAACGTTATCGAAGTGGTCGACCGCATCAAGGCCTTGCTGCCGAGCATTACCGACAACCTTCCGGCCGGCCTCGACGTCACGGTGCTGACGGATCGCACGCAGACCATCCGCGCCTCGGTCACCGACGTGCAACACGAACTGCTGATCGCTATCGCGCTGGTGGTCATGGTCACGTTCCTGTTTCTGCGCCGCGCCAGTGCGACGATCATTCCCTCGGTGGCCGTGCCGCTGTCGTTGATCGGCACCTTTGGCGTGATGTACCTCGCCGGTTTCTCGGTGAACAACCTGACGTTGATGGCGCTGACCATTGCCACCGGCTTCGTGGTCGACGATGCCATCGTCATGCTCGAGAACATTTCACGCTTCATCGAAGAGGGTGACAGCCCGATGCAGGCCGCGCTCAAGGGCGCGAAGCAGATCGGCTTCACCCTGATTTCCCTGACCCTGTCGCTGATCGCCGTACTGATTCCGCTGCTGTTCATGGCCGACGTGGTAGGGCGCCTGTTCCGCGAGTTCGCCATCACCCTGGCGGTGGCGATCCTGATTTCCCTGGTGGTGTCGCTGACCCTGACGCCGATGATGTGCGCGCGCCTGCTCAAGCGTGAACCGCAGGAGCACGAGCAAGGCCGTTTCTACCGCGCCAGCGGTGCGTTCATCGACTGGATGATCAAGGAATACGGGCGGATGCTGCGCTGGGTGCTCAAGCATCAGCCGCTGACCTTGCTGGTCGCCATCGGCACACTGGCGTTGACCGTGTTCCTGTACGTGATCGTGCCGAAGGGTTTCTTTCCGGTGCAGGACACCGGCGTCATTCAGGGCATTTCCGAAGCGCCGCAGTCGATCTCCTTCGCGGCGATGGGCGAGCGGCAGCAGCAACTGGCGAAGATCATTCTCGAAGATCCGGCGGTGCAGAGCCTGTCGTCCTACATTGGCGTCGACGGCGACAACGCCACTCTCAACAGCGGCCGCTTGCTGATCAACCTCAAGCCCCACGGCGAGCGCGATCTGACGGCCAGCGAAGTGATCGCGCGCCTGCAACCGCAACTGGACAAACTGGTCGGCATTCGTTTGTTCATGCAGCCGGTGCAGGATCTGACCATCGAGGATCGGGTCAGTCGCACCCAGTATCAGTTCAGCATGTCTTCGCCGGACTCCGAATTGCTCAGCCAGTGGAGCGGCCGTCTGGTCGAAGCCCTGGCGCAGCGTCCGGAGTTGACCGACGTGGCCAGTGATCTGCAGGACAAAGGCTTGCAGGTCTATCTGGTGATCGACCGCGACGCCGCATCGCGCCTTGGCGTGTCGGTGGCGAATATCACCGATGCGCTGTACGACGCGTTCGGCCAGCGGCAGATTTCGACCATTTACACCCAGGCCAGTCAGTACCGCGTGGTGCTGCAAGCCCAGGCCGGGGAGAAGATCGGCCCGCAGGCGCTGGATCAGATTCACGTCAAGACCACCGACGGTGCGCAGGTACGCCTGTCGAGTCTGGCGCATGTCGAAGAACGTCAGGCGCAATTGGCGATCACCCACATCGGACAGTTCCCGGCGGTGATGATGTCGTTCAACCTCGCGCCGGGCGTGGCGTTGGGGCATGCCGTGGACATCATCGAGCAAGTGCAGCAGGACATCGGCATGCCGGTCGGCGTGCAGACTCAGTTCCAGGGCGCGGCGCAAGCGTTCCAGGCTTCGCTGTCGAGTACCTTGCTGCTGATTCTGGCGGCGGTGGTGACCATGTACATCGTGCTGGGCGTGCTCTACGAGAGCTACATCCACCCGATCACCATTCTTTCGACCTTGCCGTCGGCAGCAGTCGGCGCCTTGCTGGCGTTGCTGCTCAGTGGCAACGATTTGGGCATGATCGCGATCATCGGCATCATCCTGCTGATCGGTATCGTCAAGAAGAACGCGATCATGATGATCGACTTCGCCCTCGACGCCGAACGCACCCAGGGCATGGCCCCGGCGGAGGCGATCTATCAAGCGGCGTTGCTGCGCTTCCGGCCGATTCTGATGACCACGCTGGCGGCGTTGTTCGGCGCGGTGCCGCTGATGCTGGCCACGGGGTCTGGTGCTGAATTGCGTCAGCCGTTGGGTCTGGTGATGGTCGGCGGTTTGCTGGTGAGCCAGGTGTTGACGCTGTTCACCACGCCGGTGATTTACCTGGCTTTTGATCGGTTGGGGCGGCGTTGGACCAAGCCTGTCGCGGGAGAGGTGGTGTGA
- a CDS encoding DUF58 domain-containing protein: MNDEGLVYVSLAQLMALEFKARDLSFLARQPQGSILAGNHASRLRGRGLNFDELRRYQPGDDLRHLDWRASLRTGKPVVRTFTEERDRPALIVVDQRMSMFFGSQRSFKSAVAAELAALAAWMVFHAGDRVGGLVFNDQRIDSIAPLRSRKRVEALLSRVVQQNRALNAGNPDAEDEDQMDKALQRCLGVAGHDHLICIVSDFAGAGDRTLQLMRQLSAHNDVIALQVYDPLALKLPNNGRLLVTQGELQVELAIEKRNVQQPLGDFLSGRLKDVATLLRRSQVPLMMISTAEDAHGQLRAELGKSAGGAR, from the coding sequence ATGAACGACGAAGGTCTGGTCTACGTCTCTCTCGCGCAACTGATGGCGCTGGAGTTCAAGGCCCGTGACCTGAGTTTTCTTGCCCGCCAGCCGCAGGGCAGCATACTCGCCGGCAACCACGCCTCACGGCTGCGCGGACGCGGGCTGAACTTCGACGAGTTGCGCCGCTATCAACCGGGCGACGACCTGCGCCACCTCGACTGGCGCGCTTCGTTGCGTACCGGCAAACCGGTGGTGCGCACTTTCACCGAAGAACGCGACCGCCCGGCCCTGATCGTGGTCGACCAGCGCATGTCGATGTTCTTCGGCTCGCAGCGCAGCTTCAAATCGGCAGTCGCCGCCGAACTCGCCGCGCTGGCGGCGTGGATGGTTTTTCACGCTGGGGATCGGGTTGGCGGTCTGGTCTTCAACGACCAGCGTATCGACAGCATCGCGCCGTTGCGCAGTCGCAAGCGTGTCGAAGCGCTGCTCAGCCGCGTAGTGCAGCAAAACCGCGCGCTGAACGCCGGTAATCCCGACGCCGAAGATGAGGACCAAATGGACAAAGCCTTGCAGCGCTGCCTCGGTGTGGCCGGGCACGACCACTTGATCTGCATCGTCAGCGACTTTGCCGGTGCCGGTGACCGCACCTTGCAATTGATGCGGCAGCTGTCGGCGCACAACGATGTGATTGCCTTGCAGGTCTATGATCCGCTGGCACTGAAACTGCCGAACAACGGTCGACTGCTGGTCACCCAGGGTGAGTTGCAGGTCGAACTGGCGATCGAGAAACGTAACGTGCAGCAGCCGCTGGGGGATTTTCTCAGCGGGCGGCTCAAGGACGTCGCCACCCTGCTGCGCCGCAGTCAGGTGCCGCTGATGATGATCAGCACCGCCGAGGACGCCCATGGGCAACTGCGCGCCGAACTCGGCAAAAGCGCCGGGGGCGCGCGATGA
- a CDS encoding MdtA/MuxA family multidrug efflux RND transporter periplasmic adaptor subunit, with product MVNNSMQSSPRKSRRWLISLLVLLVIAVLCWKFWPAGSADKAGGDKAAAGHTGRSGMMRPGFGGGTGPIPVRVAPAVKGDFPLYYKALGTVTALNTINVRSRVGGELVKIHFEEGQMVKAGDLLAEIDPRPYQNALLQAEGTLLQNQAQLKNAQVDVERYRGLYKEDSIAKQTLDTAEALVGQYLGTVKTNQAAVNDAKLNLEFTKIRAPIAGRVGLRQVDVGNLVAANDTTFLAVITQTQPISVAFTLPENSLDTVLARYRSGAKLPAEAWDRGDTKLQATGVLQSLDNQIDVATGTLKFKARYDNRDQSLFPNQFVNVHLLADTLKGVVLAPSAAIQFGTNGTFVYALDGDKKVTIRQLKIGASDGDNTVVTEGLAAGDRVVLEGTDRLKEGSEVEVVNDSSEVPTSPTEHLQGKSAANPDATPADKAKKGA from the coding sequence ATGGTCAATAACTCCATGCAATCGTCCCCCCGCAAATCCCGTCGCTGGCTGATCAGCCTGCTGGTCCTGTTGGTCATCGCCGTCCTGTGCTGGAAATTCTGGCCCGCCGGCTCTGCTGACAAGGCGGGCGGCGACAAAGCGGCCGCCGGGCATACCGGGCGCTCGGGGATGATGCGGCCGGGCTTCGGCGGCGGTACCGGGCCGATTCCGGTGCGTGTGGCGCCGGCGGTGAAGGGCGACTTCCCGCTGTATTACAAGGCACTGGGCACGGTCACCGCGCTCAATACCATCAACGTGCGCAGCCGGGTAGGCGGCGAACTGGTGAAGATTCATTTCGAAGAAGGGCAGATGGTCAAGGCGGGCGACCTGCTGGCCGAGATCGATCCGCGTCCTTACCAGAATGCTTTGCTCCAGGCCGAAGGCACGTTGCTGCAGAATCAGGCGCAACTGAAAAACGCTCAGGTCGACGTCGAGCGTTATCGTGGGCTGTATAAAGAAGACAGCATCGCCAAACAGACCCTCGACACCGCCGAAGCGCTGGTCGGCCAATACTTGGGCACGGTCAAGACCAATCAGGCAGCGGTCAACGATGCCAAGCTCAATCTCGAATTCACCAAGATCCGCGCGCCGATTGCCGGTCGCGTCGGTCTGCGTCAGGTCGACGTCGGCAACCTCGTCGCCGCCAACGACACCACGTTCCTCGCGGTGATCACCCAGACGCAACCGATCAGCGTGGCCTTCACCTTGCCGGAGAACAGCCTCGACACCGTGCTGGCCCGTTACCGCAGTGGCGCCAAGTTGCCTGCCGAAGCGTGGGATCGCGGCGACACCAAGCTGCAAGCCACCGGCGTGCTGCAAAGCCTCGACAACCAGATCGACGTGGCCACCGGCACCCTCAAGTTCAAGGCCCGCTACGACAATCGCGACCAGTCCCTGTTTCCCAACCAGTTCGTCAACGTCCATTTGCTGGCCGACACGCTCAAAGGTGTAGTGCTGGCACCGTCGGCAGCGATCCAGTTCGGTACCAACGGCACCTTCGTCTATGCGCTGGACGGCGACAAGAAAGTCACCATTCGCCAACTGAAAATCGGTGCCAGCGACGGTGACAATACCGTGGTCACCGAAGGCCTCGCCGCGGGTGATCGCGTTGTGCTTGAAGGCACCGATCGCCTGAAGGAGGGCAGCGAAGTCGAAGTGGTCAATGACAGCAGCGAAGTGCCGACCTCGCCGACCGAGCATCTGCAAGGTAAATCCGCCGCCAATCCCGATGCGACCCCCGCTGACAAGGCCAAGAAGGGCGCATGA
- a CDS encoding efflux RND transporter permease subunit yields the protein MNLSGPFIKRPVATMLLSLAIMLLGGVSFGLLPVSPLPQMDFPVIVVQASLPGASPEVMASTVATPLERSFGAIAGVNTMSSRSSQGSTRVILQFDLDRDINGAAREVQAAINASRNLLPSGMRSMPTYKKVNPSQAPIMVLSLTSDVLEKGQLYDLASTILSQSLSQVQGVGEVQIGGSSLPAVRIELEPQALNQYGVALDDVRKTIADANVRRPKGSVEDGERLWQIQANDQLEKAKDYESLIIHYADGAALRLKDVAKVSDGVEDRYNSGFFNDDAAVLLVINRQAGANIIETVNEIKAQLPALQAVLPASVKLNLAMDRSPVIKATLHEAEMTLLIAVALVVLVVYLFLGNFRASLIPTLAVPVSLVGTFAVMYLYGFSLNNLSLMALILATGLVVDDAIVVLENISRHIDEGVKPMQAAYLGAKEVGFTLLSMNVSLVAVFLSILFMGGLVESLFREFSITLAAAIVVSLVVSLTLTPMLCARWLKPHTPGQENRLQRWSHKTNDWMVGKYATSLDWVLRHRRLTLFSLLLTVGVNIALYVVVPKTFLPQQDTGQLIGFVRGDDGLSFNVMQPKMETFRRAVLKDEAVESVAGFIGGNNGTNNAFMIVRLKPIKERQLSAQKVIERLRKEMPKVPGAQLMLMADQDLQFGGGREQTSSQYTYILQSGDLAELRKWFPKVVTALRALPELTAIDAREGAGAQQVTLIVDRDQAKRLGVDMNMVTAVLNNAYSQRQISTIYDSLNQYQVVMEVNPKYAQDPVTLKQVEVITADGARVPLSTFAHYENSLENDRVSHEGQFASESISFDMAEGVTVEQGSAAIERAIAKVGLPEDVIAKMAGTADAFAATQKSQPFMILGALLAVYLVLGVLYESYIHPLTILSTLPSAGVGALLSIYALGGEFSLISLLGIFLLIGVVKKNAILMIDLALQLERHEGLSPLESIRSACLQRLRPILMTTLAAILGALPLLLGRAEGAEMRQPLGLTIIGGLVFSQVLTLYTTPVVYLYLDKLRHRFNKWRGVRTDAALETPL from the coding sequence ATGAACCTCTCCGGACCTTTCATCAAACGCCCCGTGGCAACCATGCTGCTCTCGCTGGCCATCATGTTGCTCGGCGGGGTCAGCTTCGGTCTATTGCCGGTATCGCCGCTGCCGCAGATGGATTTCCCGGTGATCGTCGTCCAGGCCAGTCTGCCGGGCGCCAGTCCCGAGGTGATGGCTTCAACGGTGGCGACGCCGCTGGAGCGTTCGTTCGGTGCGATTGCCGGCGTCAACACCATGAGCAGCCGCTCCAGTCAGGGTTCGACGCGGGTGATTCTGCAATTTGACCTCGACCGCGACATCAACGGCGCGGCGCGGGAAGTGCAGGCGGCGATCAACGCCTCGCGCAATCTGCTGCCGAGCGGGATGCGCAGCATGCCGACCTATAAAAAGGTCAACCCGTCGCAGGCGCCGATCATGGTGCTGTCGCTGACTTCGGATGTGCTGGAAAAAGGCCAGCTCTACGACTTGGCCTCGACCATCCTCTCGCAAAGCCTGTCGCAAGTGCAGGGCGTCGGTGAAGTGCAGATCGGTGGCAGTTCGCTGCCGGCGGTGCGCATCGAACTCGAGCCGCAGGCGCTGAACCAGTACGGCGTGGCCCTCGACGATGTGCGCAAGACCATTGCCGACGCTAACGTGCGCCGGCCCAAGGGCTCGGTCGAGGACGGCGAGCGCCTGTGGCAGATCCAGGCCAACGACCAGTTGGAGAAAGCCAAGGATTACGAGTCGCTGATCATTCACTACGCCGACGGCGCCGCATTGCGTCTCAAGGATGTGGCGAAAGTCAGCGATGGCGTCGAAGACCGTTACAACAGCGGTTTCTTCAACGACGACGCGGCGGTATTGCTGGTGATCAACCGTCAGGCCGGCGCCAACATCATCGAGACGGTCAACGAGATCAAGGCGCAGTTGCCCGCGCTGCAAGCGGTGCTGCCGGCCAGCGTCAAACTCAATCTGGCCATGGATCGCTCGCCGGTGATCAAGGCCACGCTGCACGAAGCCGAGATGACCTTGCTGATCGCCGTCGCCCTGGTGGTGTTGGTGGTTTACCTGTTTCTCGGTAACTTCCGCGCCTCGCTGATCCCGACCCTGGCGGTGCCGGTGTCGCTGGTCGGTACTTTCGCGGTGATGTATCTGTACGGGTTCTCGCTGAACAACCTGTCGCTGATGGCGCTGATTCTCGCCACGGGTCTGGTGGTGGACGACGCGATTGTAGTGTTGGAAAACATCTCCCGGCACATCGACGAGGGAGTCAAGCCGATGCAGGCCGCGTACCTCGGGGCCAAGGAGGTCGGCTTTACCCTGCTGTCGATGAACGTCTCGCTGGTGGCGGTGTTCCTGTCGATCCTGTTCATGGGCGGGTTGGTCGAAAGCCTGTTCCGCGAATTTTCCATCACCCTGGCGGCGGCAATCGTGGTGTCGCTGGTGGTTTCCCTGACGCTGACACCGATGCTCTGCGCGCGCTGGCTCAAGCCGCACACCCCGGGCCAGGAAAACCGCTTGCAACGCTGGAGCCACAAGACCAACGACTGGATGGTCGGCAAATACGCCACCAGCCTCGACTGGGTATTGCGTCATCGACGTCTGACCTTGTTCAGCCTGCTGCTCACCGTTGGCGTCAACATTGCGCTTTATGTGGTGGTGCCGAAAACCTTCCTGCCGCAGCAGGACACCGGCCAGTTGATCGGTTTCGTGCGAGGCGACGATGGTCTGTCCTTCAACGTCATGCAGCCAAAAATGGAAACCTTCCGCCGCGCCGTGCTCAAGGATGAAGCGGTGGAAAGCGTGGCCGGGTTCATCGGCGGCAACAACGGCACCAACAACGCCTTCATGATCGTGCGCCTGAAGCCGATCAAGGAACGCCAGCTGTCGGCGCAGAAAGTCATCGAACGCCTGCGCAAGGAAATGCCCAAGGTGCCCGGGGCGCAGTTGATGCTGATGGCCGACCAGGATCTGCAGTTTGGTGGCGGCCGCGAGCAGACCAGTTCGCAATACACCTACATCCTGCAAAGCGGCGACCTCGCCGAGCTGCGCAAGTGGTTCCCGAAAGTGGTTACCGCGTTGCGTGCCTTGCCCGAGCTGACCGCCATCGATGCCCGCGAAGGTGCCGGGGCGCAGCAGGTGACGCTGATTGTCGATCGTGATCAGGCGAAACGCCTGGGGGTCGACATGAACATGGTCACCGCCGTGCTCAATAACGCCTACAGCCAGCGGCAGATTTCGACGATCTACGACAGCCTCAACCAGTACCAGGTGGTGATGGAGGTCAATCCGAAATACGCCCAGGATCCGGTGACGCTCAAGCAGGTCGAGGTGATAACCGCTGACGGTGCGCGGGTGCCGCTGTCGACGTTCGCCCATTACGAAAACAGCCTGGAAAACGACCGGGTCAGCCATGAAGGCCAGTTCGCGTCCGAAAGCATTTCCTTTGACATGGCCGAAGGCGTGACCGTGGAGCAGGGCAGCGCCGCCATCGAACGGGCGATTGCCAAGGTCGGCCTGCCGGAGGATGTGATTGCGAAAATGGCCGGCACCGCTGATGCTTTCGCGGCCACACAGAAGAGCCAGCCGTTCATGATCCTCGGTGCGTTGCTGGCCGTGTACCTGGTGCTCGGTGTGCTGTATGAAAGCTACATCCACCCGCTGACCATTCTCTCGACCTTGCCCTCGGCCGGGGTTGGCGCGTTGCTGTCGATCTATGCACTGGGCGGCGAGTTCAGCCTGATTTCCCTGCTGGGGATATTCCTGCTGATCGGCGTGGTGAAGAAAAACGCCATCCTGATGATCGACCTTGCGCTGCAATTGGAGCGGCATGAGGGCCTGTCGCCGCTGGAGTCGATCCGCAGCGCCTGCCTGCAACGCCTGCGACCGATTCTGATGACCACGCTGGCGGCGATCCTCGGCGCCTTGCCATTGCTGCTCGGCCGTGCCGAGGGTGCGGAAATGCGCCAGCCGCTGGGCCTGACCATCATTGGCGGTCTGGTGTTCAGCCAGGTCCTGACCCTTTACACCACCCCGGTGGTTTACCTTTATCTCGACAAGCTGCGCCATCGCTTCAACAAATGGCGTGGCGTGCGCACTGATGCCGCTCTGGAAACTCCGCTATGA
- a CDS encoding SphA family protein, whose translation MLKPRSGRLLILLCLGVSPSLFAAEGGVGRPITGQQVFANAGIVPPEPGWVMSLTSIWYDGSLKGSDGAPISGAISGGIDVKVSYTMANFTHVWNTGKGRWNFASAMGLPVQYTDIKASITGPRGRTLGDSDSGTQFADALITPIAAGYHFDELNHLSLSLPIYVPTGAYNKDRLANPGQNNYTFMPTVAFTHLDGKGGEFTWSSGLEFYTENDATDYRNGNIFTLDALWTHGLGNGWNAGLAAGYVQQLTDDKGQTADVFNGYRGRSVGAGPVVGWAGKFADAQANISARWVPEFDTKNRPEGNGFSVNLTLAFF comes from the coding sequence ATGCTCAAGCCACGGAGCGGGCGTCTCCTCATCTTGCTGTGCCTGGGCGTCAGTCCATCGCTGTTCGCCGCGGAAGGTGGCGTCGGCCGGCCGATCACGGGCCAGCAAGTATTCGCCAATGCTGGCATCGTGCCGCCGGAGCCGGGCTGGGTAATGTCGTTGACCAGCATCTGGTACGACGGCTCGCTCAAGGGCAGCGACGGCGCACCGATTTCCGGCGCGATCAGTGGCGGGATCGACGTGAAAGTCTCCTACACCATGGCCAACTTCACCCATGTCTGGAACACCGGCAAGGGCCGCTGGAATTTCGCCTCGGCAATGGGCCTGCCGGTGCAATACACCGACATCAAGGCGAGCATCACCGGCCCGCGCGGGCGCACTTTGGGTGACAGCGATTCCGGCACGCAGTTTGCCGATGCGCTGATCACCCCGATCGCCGCTGGTTATCACTTCGACGAACTCAATCATCTCTCGCTGTCGCTACCGATCTACGTGCCGACCGGCGCCTATAACAAGGATCGCCTGGCCAACCCCGGACAGAATAACTACACATTCATGCCAACCGTGGCCTTTACCCACCTCGACGGCAAGGGCGGCGAGTTCACTTGGTCCAGCGGGCTGGAGTTCTACACCGAGAACGACGCTACCGACTATCGCAACGGCAACATCTTCACCCTCGACGCCCTCTGGACTCACGGCTTGGGCAATGGCTGGAACGCCGGACTTGCCGCCGGCTACGTGCAGCAACTGACCGACGACAAAGGCCAGACCGCCGATGTCTTCAATGGCTATCGCGGCCGTTCGGTCGGCGCCGGCCCGGTGGTTGGCTGGGCCGGAAAGTTCGCCGATGCCCAGGCCAATATCAGCGCGCGCTGGGTGCCGGAGTTCGACACCAAGAACCGCCCCGAAGGCAATGGTTTCAGCGTCAATCTGACCCTGGCGTTTTTCTAG